In Spartobacteria bacterium, the genomic stretch ACAGCTTGATAATGCATCTGCACGCGGGCGCAGCGGCGTCGGGCTGGGGCTGGCCATTGCCCATGAGCTGGTGGAAATCATGCATGGTTCTATTCAGGCATCCAGCGCCGGTATGGGACAAGGTTCCACCGTATCCTTTTCGATCCCTCTGACTGTGGCCGGCGACGAAGACACGCATGATGAGCCGCGCGATGAAGATATGGAAATTCCACTCCTCCGCATTTTATGCGTGGATGATGAATACAGCAATCGACTGCTGCTCAAAACATGGCTTGAGCGTAAAGGGCATACCGTCCTTATCTGCAGCACTGCGAAGGAGGCCTTCGACGCATGGCATGCGGCTACTTTTGACCTGATTATTACCGACATAGAAATGCCCGGCCAATCAGGATATGAACTGGCAGAAATGATACGCCGCAACGAAGAATCACAAGACCGTCATGTGATCATTATTGGAAACACGGCCCATGTGACTCACTCGGATATCCAGAAATGCTACCAGTCCGGTATGGATAAATACCTGTCCAAACCTGTTAATTTCAAAAGCCTGAATCAGCTCCTGTACTCGTGCTTCGCTACAGAAGTGTAAAATCGAAAAGCAACGGCAGATGATCCGAATAGGTCACCTGAGGAATCCAGAACCGATCCGCCCGAATCCCCTCGCTGTACAGCACAAAATCCAGCTGCCGCTTGGGCATCCAGCTGGGAAAGGACGGCATCCCCGCCACATCCGCATTGTTTAATCCCGCCGCCGCGAGGAATAAACGAATTTCCTGGTCACCCCATAGCGCGTTAAAATCGCCAGCTACAATATAGGGGCCCTCCGTCTCCTTTATCAGAGAATATAAATCGGCCAGCTGCGTCTGCCGCGTCCGGAATGTCAGTGCCAAATGCACGAGAAACAATGTCAATCCGTCGATCTCCAGCTCGATAACCAGTTTCTTTACGCCCTGATCAAAATAGTGAAACTTTTCTGCTCGTGCTGTATCGCGCGTTATGAACGCATTCCCCTGTTTATTCATTACAGGAAGCGACTGCTGCCAGCCACCCTCCGCATATTTGGACCGCCAGACATGATACCGCCCCAGCTCAGACGCCAGATAGGCCGCCTGACACTGCCGGCCAAAACGATAGGAACCTGAATCCACCTCGACCAACCCGATGACATCCGGATTCAACCCGCGCATGAAGCCCGTCAGCGCCTCCATATTCCTATGCGTACGGCGAAACATCCGGCTCCACGGCATACGACATGTCTTATCCCCTGTTCCATAACGAATATTGTATAACATAAAACGCACGGCGGCCTACTCCCTGAATAATTCCTGAATATCTTCCCACGAAACCTTATCCAGTCCCTGCGCTTCAGTCGCCAGCGTGGCATCAATGATCTCACGCTTCCGCTGCTGCATCGCCAGAACCTTTTCCTCTACACTGTCTTTGGTTATCAGCTTCACGCTATATACTGTCCGCTTCTGTCCTATCCGATGCGCCCGGTCGGTGGCCTGATCTTCCACGGCCGGGTTCCACCAGGGATCAAAATGAATCACTGTATCGGCTCCGGTCAGATTCAACCCTGTTCCACCGGCCTTGAGACTGATAAGAAATACCGGTATATCAGATGAATTGTTAAAGTTATTCACAATCTCCAGACGATTTTTGGTCGATCCGTCTAAATAACTGTATTTCAGTTTGCGCTTCTCTAATTCTGTTTTCAGTATCCGCAGCATCGATACGAACTGGCTGAATACTAAAATGCGATTGCCCCCGTCCAGTGCCTCATCCAGCAGTTCATGAAATAACTCCAGCTTGCCCGAAGGTTCGTCCATTTTTAATGATTCATCCTTGAGCAGCGATAAATGACAACAGGCCTGACGTAACCGCAGCAACGTCCGGAAAATCGCAAAACGGCTCTTATCAAATCCCTGTTCCCGCACCATATCATACACCTGATTGCGGTAGTCACTGAGCAGCCGTGAATACACGCGCTCCTGATCCGGGGTCATCCGGCATACCGCCACACGCTCGATCTTTGGCGGCAGATCTTTGGCCACATCGATTTTTAATCGACGCATCAAAAAGGGATGCACCTTGCGCCGTAAACGCTCC encodes the following:
- a CDS encoding endonuclease yields the protein MRFMLYNIRYGTGDKTCRMPWSRMFRRTHRNMEALTGFMRGLNPDVIGLVEVDSGSYRFGRQCQAAYLASELGRYHVWRSKYAEGGWQQSLPVMNKQGNAFITRDTARAEKFHYFDQGVKKLVIELEIDGLTLFLVHLALTFRTRQTQLADLYSLIKETEGPYIVAGDFNALWGDQEIRLFLAAAGLNNADVAGMPSFPSWMPKRQLDFVLYSEGIRADRFWIPQVTYSDHLPLLFDFTLL